GATAGTTCTCGATGACAAAATCGAGCAACGCATAGAGTACGAAATCTTCCCCATGCTCCAGCAACAGTGGACGTGCCTCACAACGTTGGCGGACATGGGCGTAGGACGCCGAGTGGCCGTTACGCGCCGTGATGATGTAACCCTTGCCGGCGAAAATGTGGGTCTCGATAAACTGCAGAATCCCGTGTTCGCGGATGGGCGAGTAGGTGACGATAAACAGAGCGTCGCCAAAGGTTTCCAGCTTGGGGCGGCTGTGTTTTTCCAGCGCATCTTCGATGGCCAGTTCGTGCAGGTTGAACTGACGTTGCAGGTTGGATAATTCCTGCGCGTCAGGTTCTTCAAGGCCGATCCACACAAAGTGACCGGTTTTGGCGGCCCATGCCGCGCCCTCATCGATGGCAATATTGGTGACTTTCTTACCCGCGCTGTACACCGCAGCGGCAACAACTCGACCCATGGTGGTGGTTCACTTCTTCTTGGCAGATGGCAGGGATACAAGGCATCAGCTTAGCCGTGTCGCTGCTTCAGAGTCAGTGAAATCTGCACAGTTCAACCTGCAAAACAAAGCCCGCACGGGGCGGGCCAGTTCGTCAGGCGGCTTGCAGTTGCCGATCCATCGATTCGATGCACTCGCGCATCTGCTCGCGGCACTGGCTGATGAGCATGGGCATGTCCTCCATGGTCAGTCCGACAGTAGGAATTGCGGGTAGCGAGCGTATGAGAATTTTCCCGCTGCGCCAGCGGTTCAGGCGCATATGTTTGACGTAACTGCTGACACACACCGGAACGATTGGCACGCCGGCGGCAATTGCCATCTGGAACGCGCCCTTCTTGAATGGCAGCAGCTCTTCACCGAGATTGCGCGTGCCTTCCGGGAATACCCAGATCGACGTATCTTCATTCTGCAAGGTATTGGTCGTGGTGAGCATCGACTGACGCGCCTTTTGCGCATTCCCACGATCAATCAACACGTTGCCCGCCAGCCAGAACAGTTGCCCGAACAGCGGTACCCACTTCAGGCTTTTTTTGCCAATACAGACGGTGCGGCGCGGCACCACATTGCCGAACACGAACAGATCATAGTTGGACTGATGGTTGGCGATAATCACGCAACTGTCGGGCTTGTTCATCAAGCCGCTGACATCGGATTTCACCCGCAGACGCAAAATGCACATGGCCGGCAATGCATAGAGACGGGCGCATAGACGGCTGTTGTCCGGATTGAATGGACGGCACAACCCGAGAATCACTCCCAGCATGCCAGC
The sequence above is drawn from the Pseudomonas sp. FP2196 genome and encodes:
- a CDS encoding 1-acyl-sn-glycerol-3-phosphate acyltransferase translates to MLFVFRMLLMGLHFILAGMLGVILGLCRPFNPDNSRLCARLYALPAMCILRLRVKSDVSGLMNKPDSCVIIANHQSNYDLFVFGNVVPRRTVCIGKKSLKWVPLFGQLFWLAGNVLIDRGNAQKARQSMLTTTNTLQNEDTSIWVFPEGTRNLGEELLPFKKGAFQMAIAAGVPIVPVCVSSYVKHMRLNRWRSGKILIRSLPAIPTVGLTMEDMPMLISQCREQMRECIESMDRQLQAA